A genomic segment from Brevundimonas mediterranea encodes:
- the ligD gene encoding DNA ligase D: MANGLDAYKAKRDFTRTPEPAGAAKAARKGRLTYLIQRHAATRLHYDFRIEHDGVLKSWAVTKAPSRDPAVKRLAVEVEDHPLDYGSFEGTIPSGNYGAGTVQLWDRGEWEPQEPDVEAALKRGSLKMTLHGERLRGGWALVRLKSDRGKPSKRNNWLLIKEKDEAAVPGEGDANMEIDASIVTGRSLAEISEGKKEWTASRPVVRKGPAKPKARASEATLSKPPAFVPIQLCKVADHPPGGAGWVHEIKFDGYRIQVATGGGEARLYTRRGHDWTDRFPELAADAATWPDGVIDGELCALSEDHTPDFSALQAAISDGKTAGLVYFAFDLLREGEDDLRDLPLSHRKARLQAHIDRVPAKARKRLRYVDHFASTGQAVLDSACRMDLEGVISKKLDAPYRAGRSSTWVKSKCRGRDEVVIGGWSSEGGTRFRSLLVGVAEDDGLRYLGRVGTGYAAPLLKTLLPALKDAAADVSPFIGKGAPRGGKEIHWVRPILVAELEHGGMTEGGSLRHAAFKGLREDKSARDVTDDPQPPAPANPAGRKKTGSGSASGKVVVAGVTLSHPDKILWPAHEGRPAITKGDLARYYEAAAERILPHVADRPVSIIRAPDGIEGETFFQRHAMAGSNPRLKLIDVKARHPYVAVTDVGGLVAVAQSGGLELHPWGCRPGDPETPEQVTFDLDPDEGLDFAAVIAAAKTVKAQLEKRGLHAFVKTTGGKGLHVVVPIRSDGRSRIEWDQCKAFAKAIAEEVRRAEPDRFTTTLAKKARGGKIFIDYLRNGRMATAVAPWSVRARPGAGIAFPLSWGQVRAGLDPKAFTLHDAPALLKKPDPWKDFRAGEVSLRPVLKAMGL; the protein is encoded by the coding sequence ATGGCGAACGGACTGGATGCCTATAAGGCCAAGCGGGACTTCACCCGCACGCCGGAACCCGCGGGCGCCGCCAAGGCGGCGCGCAAGGGCCGGCTGACCTATCTGATCCAGCGGCACGCCGCGACACGGCTGCACTACGACTTCCGCATCGAGCATGACGGAGTGCTGAAGTCGTGGGCCGTGACAAAGGCCCCGTCGCGCGATCCGGCCGTCAAGCGCCTGGCGGTCGAGGTCGAGGATCATCCGCTCGACTATGGAAGCTTCGAGGGGACCATTCCGTCCGGCAACTATGGCGCGGGCACGGTCCAGCTGTGGGACCGGGGCGAGTGGGAGCCGCAGGAGCCGGATGTCGAGGCGGCGCTGAAGCGCGGCTCTCTGAAGATGACCCTGCACGGCGAACGTCTGAGGGGCGGCTGGGCCCTGGTGCGGCTGAAGTCGGATCGCGGCAAGCCGTCCAAACGCAACAACTGGCTGCTGATCAAGGAGAAGGACGAGGCGGCCGTGCCGGGCGAGGGCGACGCCAATATGGAGATCGACGCCTCCATCGTCACGGGCCGCAGCCTGGCGGAGATATCCGAGGGGAAGAAGGAATGGACCGCCTCTCGTCCCGTCGTGCGCAAGGGACCGGCCAAACCCAAGGCCAGGGCGAGCGAGGCGACGCTGTCGAAACCGCCGGCCTTCGTCCCGATCCAGCTGTGCAAGGTCGCCGACCATCCGCCGGGCGGCGCCGGCTGGGTGCATGAGATCAAGTTCGACGGCTACCGCATCCAGGTGGCGACCGGGGGCGGGGAGGCGCGGCTCTACACCCGTCGCGGCCACGACTGGACCGACCGTTTTCCGGAACTGGCGGCGGATGCGGCGACCTGGCCCGACGGGGTGATTGACGGTGAACTGTGCGCCCTGAGCGAGGATCACACCCCCGACTTCTCCGCCCTTCAGGCGGCCATATCGGACGGCAAGACCGCCGGCCTGGTCTATTTCGCCTTCGACCTGCTGCGCGAGGGTGAGGACGATCTGCGGGACCTGCCCCTGTCGCACCGCAAGGCGCGGCTTCAGGCTCACATCGACCGGGTTCCGGCCAAGGCGCGCAAACGGCTGCGCTATGTCGATCACTTCGCCTCGACCGGGCAGGCGGTGCTGGACAGCGCCTGCCGCATGGACCTGGAAGGCGTGATCTCCAAGAAGCTGGACGCCCCCTATCGGGCGGGTCGATCCTCGACCTGGGTCAAGTCCAAATGCCGGGGCCGCGACGAGGTGGTGATCGGCGGTTGGTCGTCCGAAGGCGGGACGCGCTTCCGTTCCCTGCTGGTCGGCGTGGCCGAGGACGACGGGCTGCGCTACCTCGGCCGGGTCGGCACGGGCTACGCCGCCCCCTTGCTGAAGACCCTGCTGCCGGCCCTGAAGGATGCGGCGGCCGACGTCTCTCCCTTCATCGGCAAGGGGGCGCCGCGCGGCGGCAAGGAGATTCACTGGGTCCGGCCGATCCTGGTCGCCGAACTGGAACACGGCGGGATGACGGAGGGCGGTTCGCTGCGCCATGCGGCGTTCAAGGGGCTGCGCGAGGACAAGTCGGCGCGTGATGTCACGGACGATCCGCAACCGCCTGCGCCCGCCAATCCGGCCGGTCGCAAGAAGACCGGCTCAGGCAGCGCCTCGGGCAAGGTGGTCGTCGCCGGCGTCACCCTGTCCCATCCCGACAAGATCCTGTGGCCGGCGCACGAGGGTCGCCCCGCCATCACCAAGGGGGATTTGGCGCGCTACTACGAGGCGGCGGCGGAGCGGATACTGCCCCATGTCGCGGACCGGCCGGTCTCCATCATCCGGGCGCCGGACGGGATCGAGGGCGAGACCTTCTTCCAGCGTCACGCCATGGCGGGGTCCAATCCGCGCCTCAAGCTGATCGATGTGAAGGCGCGCCATCCCTATGTGGCCGTGACCGATGTCGGCGGCCTGGTCGCCGTGGCCCAGTCGGGCGGACTGGAACTGCACCCCTGGGGCTGTCGACCGGGCGATCCCGAGACGCCGGAGCAGGTCACCTTCGACCTCGATCCCGACGAGGGTCTGGATTTCGCGGCGGTCATCGCCGCCGCCAAGACGGTCAAGGCCCAGCTGGAAAAACGAGGCCTGCATGCCTTCGTCAAGACGACGGGGGGCAAGGGGCTGCATGTCGTCGTGCCGATCCGTTCCGACGGCCGCAGCCGCATCGAATGGGACCAGTGCAAGGCCTTCGCCAAGGCGATCGCGGAAGAGGTGCGCCGCGCCGAGCCCGACCGGTTCACCACCACCCTGGCCAAGAAGGCGCGGGGCGGGAAGATCTTCATCGACTATTTGCGCAACGGCCGCATGGCCACGGCGGTGGCCCCCTGGTCCGTGCGCGCCCGGCCCGGCGCGGGGATCGCCTTTCCCCTGTCCTGGGGCCAGGTCCGGGCGGGGCTGGACCCCAAGGCCTTCACCCTGCACGACGCGCCCGCCCTGCTGAAGAAGCCCGACCCGTGGAAGGATTTCCGCGCCGGCGAGGTCAGCCTGCGCCCGGTGCTGAAGGCGATGGGGCTGTAG
- a CDS encoding Ku protein: protein MAARPTWQGHLKLSLVTCPVALYTATSSSAHVSFHLINPDTNNRIRMVATDPDTGPIERSDLVKGYEVSKDEYVLFDDADFDKVKLETTRTICIDSFVDEDEIDRLYWDDPFYVVPEKGVGAEAFAVIRDAMKAAGKIAIGTLVLRGRERQLALEVRGKGLVAYSLRAHDEVRDADDYFDDIPAVKPDKDMVDIASRIIAQKQTDFDPTTFKDRYDDALREMIQAKQKGGKDVIEAPEPDDTNVIDLMEALRNSLKGAAGGTKPAAKKTAKAPAKKKPASRKKAA from the coding sequence ATGGCCGCACGCCCCACCTGGCAGGGACATCTGAAACTGTCGCTGGTGACCTGCCCGGTCGCCCTCTACACCGCCACCTCATCCAGCGCCCATGTCAGTTTCCACCTGATCAATCCGGACACCAACAACCGCATCCGCATGGTCGCCACCGACCCGGACACCGGCCCCATCGAACGCTCGGACCTGGTCAAGGGCTATGAGGTGTCCAAGGACGAATATGTCCTGTTCGACGACGCCGACTTCGACAAGGTCAAGCTGGAGACGACCCGAACCATCTGCATCGACAGCTTCGTGGACGAGGACGAGATCGATCGTCTGTACTGGGACGATCCCTTCTATGTGGTGCCCGAGAAGGGCGTCGGGGCCGAGGCCTTCGCCGTCATCCGCGACGCCATGAAGGCCGCGGGCAAGATCGCCATCGGAACCCTGGTTCTGCGGGGTCGTGAGCGCCAGCTGGCGCTTGAGGTGCGGGGCAAGGGGCTGGTGGCCTATTCGCTGCGGGCGCATGACGAGGTGCGCGACGCCGACGACTATTTCGACGACATCCCGGCGGTGAAGCCCGACAAGGACATGGTCGATATCGCCAGCCGGATCATCGCCCAGAAACAGACCGACTTCGATCCGACCACCTTCAAGGACCGCTACGACGACGCCCTGCGCGAGATGATCCAGGCCAAGCAGAAGGGCGGCAAGGACGTGATCGAGGCGCCCGAACCCGACGACACCAATGTGATCGATCTGATGGAGGCCCTGCGCAACAGCCTGAAGGGCGCGGCGGGTGGGACCAAGCCGGCGGCGAAGAAGACCGCCAAGGCGCCGGCGAAGAAGAAGCCGGCCTCGCGCAAGAAGGCCGCCTGA
- a CDS encoding TIGR02587 family membrane protein codes for MILAALITPGLERHYLRDLGRAFAGALVFSIPLLMTMEMWEAGTAMDRWRLLLFVGAGLPLLYGLAHYAGFSDRRGLRNDLLDTAVALAVGFITASVLLILFGVADWKASPREALGMVTLQALPGAMGALLARKQLSGDGKGDTKEAQASYVGELFLMAAGALFFALNVAPTEEMILIAYKTTTVHALGLIALSVLLLHLIVFKAGFAGQEEADRPVEAFLYFTLPGYAVALGVSLFVLFVFGRTDGHALGGVLHIMIVLGFPASIGAAAARLLV; via the coding sequence ATGATCCTCGCCGCCCTCATCACTCCCGGTCTCGAGCGCCACTACCTCCGGGACCTCGGACGGGCGTTCGCCGGGGCCCTCGTGTTCAGCATTCCCCTGCTGATGACGATGGAGATGTGGGAGGCGGGGACAGCGATGGACCGGTGGCGACTGCTGCTGTTCGTCGGCGCCGGACTGCCGCTGCTTTACGGCCTGGCCCACTACGCAGGTTTTTCAGACCGGCGGGGGCTGCGCAACGACCTGCTGGACACGGCCGTCGCCCTGGCGGTCGGGTTCATCACCGCCTCGGTGCTTTTGATCCTGTTCGGCGTGGCGGACTGGAAGGCATCGCCGCGCGAAGCCCTGGGCATGGTCACGCTCCAGGCCCTGCCGGGCGCCATGGGCGCCCTCCTGGCCCGCAAGCAACTCAGCGGCGACGGAAAGGGCGATACGAAGGAGGCGCAGGCCTCCTATGTCGGCGAACTGTTCCTGATGGCGGCAGGGGCCCTGTTCTTCGCCCTCAATGTCGCGCCGACCGAAGAGATGATCCTGATCGCCTACAAGACCACCACCGTCCATGCGCTGGGCCTGATCGCCCTGTCCGTCCTGCTGCTGCACCTGATCGTCTTCAAGGCCGGTTTCGCGGGACAGGAAGAAGCGGATCGCCCCGTCGAGGCCTTCCTGTATTTCACCCTGCCCGGCTACGCCGTCGCCCTGGGGGTCAGTCTGTTTGTCCTGTTCGTCTTTGGCCGAACGGACGGACACGCGCTCGGCGGGGTTCTGCACATCATGATCGTCCTGGGCTTTCCAGCCTCCATCGGCGCGGCTGCGGCCCGCCTGTTGGTCTGA
- a CDS encoding amylo-alpha-1,6-glucosidase: protein MDDAYTTQLTAGDSVEASGLEQLMALKEGDTFLVADGWGDMRGGADGLFAGDTRVLSRWTMTVGLLKPSRLSSGVSQDNVFFSCHTTNRPLPPMGGRSAPAGVLHIERRRFLWGRRMFERIRMVNHGIEDILLPLAFDFGADFHDIFQVRGTHRAKRGTVHTPTTDGRRVTFRYVGLDKVERSSCLAFSEPPARLTHQRAEFMFSLPKGRSMDLFIECGVDSCETPDARRWRENAVQARLGMRAKRRRGASVRGPRSPRFNDWLDQSRADMALLTTDLPTGPYPYAGTPWFSTPFGRDGIIAAWQMLWLDPSLAKGVLTYLASRQATETSLFQDSQPGKIMHETRGGEMSALHEVPFGLYYGGVDTTCLFIALAGAYASRTGDLNLIRALWPNLIAAADWMRDSGDSNDDGLIDYQRGAETGLSNQGWKDSEDAIFHADGRFPKGPIALLEVQGYAFAAWRALGDLGERLGDDRAPGWRDRAEQVRALVEDKYWMEDEGFYAVALDGDGEQCRAIASNAGHLLFTGLPSVERARRVTKRLLSAEFRTGWGIRTLELGQARFNPMSYHNGSVWPHDTAMAAAGMANYGEREAVAQILAEIYAAAAHFHLRLPELFCGFPREPGEPPIAYPVACLPQAWAAGSVFLMLQASLGLSIDAWTGTIDIADPFLPTGLERLKITGLKVGDALVDLSIRHVDGRAVVIPNHRQGRLAVRTLR from the coding sequence ATGGACGACGCCTACACCACCCAGCTGACGGCGGGCGATTCCGTCGAGGCTTCCGGTCTCGAACAGTTGATGGCGCTCAAGGAAGGCGACACCTTCCTGGTCGCCGACGGGTGGGGCGACATGAGGGGCGGCGCCGACGGCCTGTTCGCAGGAGACACCCGCGTCCTGTCGCGCTGGACCATGACGGTGGGGCTGCTGAAGCCGTCGCGACTGTCGTCCGGCGTCAGTCAGGACAATGTCTTCTTCTCCTGCCACACCACCAACCGTCCCCTGCCCCCGATGGGCGGGCGTTCGGCGCCGGCCGGGGTGCTGCACATCGAACGGCGCCGCTTCCTGTGGGGGCGGCGAATGTTCGAACGCATCCGGATGGTCAATCACGGGATCGAAGACATCCTGCTGCCGCTGGCCTTCGACTTCGGCGCGGATTTCCACGACATCTTCCAGGTGCGCGGCACGCACCGGGCCAAACGCGGGACCGTCCACACGCCGACCACCGACGGCCGTCGCGTCACCTTCCGCTATGTCGGCCTGGACAAGGTCGAACGCTCCAGCTGCCTGGCCTTTTCCGAGCCGCCGGCCCGCCTGACCCACCAGCGCGCCGAGTTCATGTTCAGTCTGCCCAAGGGCCGGTCCATGGACCTGTTCATCGAATGCGGCGTCGATTCCTGCGAGACCCCGGACGCGCGGCGCTGGCGCGAGAACGCCGTCCAGGCCCGTCTGGGCATGCGCGCCAAACGTCGGCGCGGCGCCTCGGTGCGGGGGCCGCGCAGCCCGCGGTTCAATGACTGGCTGGACCAGTCGCGCGCGGACATGGCCCTGTTGACCACCGACCTGCCGACCGGCCCCTATCCCTATGCGGGCACGCCCTGGTTCTCGACCCCGTTCGGTCGCGACGGCATCATCGCCGCCTGGCAGATGCTGTGGCTGGACCCGTCCCTGGCCAAGGGCGTCCTGACCTATCTGGCCTCGCGCCAGGCGACCGAGACCTCGCTGTTCCAGGACAGCCAGCCCGGCAAGATCATGCACGAGACGCGCGGCGGCGAGATGAGCGCCCTGCACGAGGTGCCGTTCGGCCTCTATTACGGCGGCGTCGATACGACCTGCCTGTTCATCGCCCTGGCCGGCGCCTACGCCAGCCGCACTGGCGACCTGAATCTGATCCGCGCGCTGTGGCCGAACCTGATCGCCGCCGCCGACTGGATGCGCGACTCTGGCGACAGCAATGACGACGGGCTGATCGACTATCAGCGCGGGGCCGAGACCGGCCTGTCGAACCAGGGCTGGAAGGATTCCGAGGACGCCATCTTCCACGCCGACGGCCGTTTCCCCAAGGGCCCCATCGCCCTGCTGGAGGTCCAGGGTTACGCCTTCGCCGCCTGGCGCGCGCTGGGCGATCTGGGCGAACGGCTGGGCGACGATCGCGCGCCCGGATGGCGTGACCGGGCCGAACAGGTCCGCGCCCTGGTCGAGGACAAGTACTGGATGGAGGACGAGGGCTTCTACGCCGTCGCCCTGGACGGCGACGGGGAACAGTGCCGCGCCATCGCCTCGAACGCCGGCCATCTGTTGTTCACCGGCCTGCCGTCGGTCGAGCGGGCGCGACGGGTGACGAAACGCCTGTTGTCGGCCGAGTTCCGCACCGGCTGGGGCATCCGCACCCTGGAGCTGGGCCAGGCCCGGTTCAATCCGATGAGCTATCACAACGGTTCGGTCTGGCCGCACGACACCGCCATGGCCGCCGCCGGCATGGCCAATTACGGAGAGCGCGAGGCGGTCGCCCAGATCCTGGCCGAAATCTACGCCGCCGCCGCCCATTTCCATCTGCGCCTGCCGGAACTGTTCTGCGGCTTCCCGCGCGAGCCGGGCGAACCGCCTATCGCCTATCCGGTCGCCTGCCTGCCCCAGGCCTGGGCGGCGGGGTCGGTCTTCCTGATGCTGCAGGCCTCGCTGGGCCTGTCCATCGACGCCTGGACCGGAACCATAGACATTGCGGACCCCTTCCTGCCCACCGGGCTTGAGCGGTTGAAGATCACCGGGTTGAAGGTCGGCGACGCCCTGGTCGATCTTTCGATCCGGCATGTCGACGGCCGCGCCGTGGTCATCCCCAACCACCGCCAGGGCAGGCTCGCCGTCCGGACCCTGCGCTGA
- a CDS encoding glycosyltransferase family 4 protein has protein sequence MKIAQVTPLYEAVPPKLYGGTERVVAHLTDALMDLGHDVTLFASADAQTKARLVPVRDQAIRLDPAPLKSDLAAHLSMLGEVLDRVDEFDVIHFHTDMIHFPLFRPYADKTVTTLHGRLDMKDLPGVYARWNEFGLISISDDQRKPLQFANWTATVHHGMPGEQYLFSPKSEGYLAFLGRISPEKRPDRAIEIATRLGKRLKMAAKVDAADKRYWEETIRPLIEGNPLIEFIGEIGDHQKSAFLGGADALLFPIDWPEPFGLVMIEAMACGTPVVAFRCGSTPEIIEDGATGFLVGTLEQAVAVAGRAHLLDRETVRARFDLRFSATAMARRYLDVYGDLLARRPFAEAASNDAMKPLRPLGEDRSFAALA, from the coding sequence ATGAAGATCGCGCAGGTCACCCCGCTTTACGAGGCCGTTCCTCCGAAGCTCTACGGCGGAACCGAGCGCGTCGTGGCGCATCTGACCGACGCGCTGATGGACCTGGGCCACGACGTCACCCTGTTCGCCAGCGCCGACGCCCAGACCAAGGCGCGACTGGTGCCGGTGCGCGACCAGGCCATCCGCCTGGACCCCGCGCCCCTGAAATCCGACCTCGCCGCCCACCTGTCCATGCTGGGCGAAGTGCTGGACCGGGTGGACGAGTTCGACGTCATCCACTTCCACACCGACATGATCCATTTTCCGCTGTTCCGGCCCTATGCAGACAAGACCGTGACCACCCTGCACGGGCGTCTGGACATGAAGGATCTGCCCGGCGTCTATGCGCGGTGGAACGAGTTCGGCCTGATTTCGATATCGGACGACCAGCGCAAACCGCTCCAGTTCGCCAACTGGACGGCCACAGTCCACCACGGCATGCCGGGCGAGCAGTATCTGTTCTCGCCGAAGTCCGAGGGCTATCTGGCCTTCCTGGGCCGCATCTCGCCCGAGAAGCGGCCGGATCGCGCCATCGAGATCGCGACCCGACTGGGCAAACGCCTGAAGATGGCCGCCAAGGTGGACGCCGCCGACAAACGGTATTGGGAAGAGACCATCCGCCCGCTGATCGAGGGCAATCCCCTGATCGAATTCATCGGCGAGATCGGCGACCATCAGAAGTCCGCCTTCCTGGGCGGGGCCGACGCTTTGCTGTTCCCCATCGACTGGCCCGAACCCTTCGGCCTGGTGATGATCGAGGCCATGGCCTGCGGTACGCCTGTCGTCGCCTTCCGCTGCGGCTCGACGCCCGAGATCATCGAGGACGGGGCGACCGGCTTCCTGGTGGGCACCCTGGAACAGGCCGTCGCCGTCGCCGGCCGGGCGCATCTGCTGGACCGCGAAACCGTGCGGGCGCGGTTCGACCTGCGCTTCTCGGCCACGGCCATGGCGCGCCGCTATCTGGACGTCTACGGCGACCTCCTGGCGCGCCGTCCCTTCGCCGAGGCCGCCTCCAACGACGCGATGAAGCCGCTGCGGCCGCTTGGAGAAGATCGCAGCTTCGCCGCCCTCGCCTGA
- a CDS encoding PAS domain-containing protein: MHRPDRGPDRVSLDAERIEAEVLGLDDSSDPFVNAVRATRMPMVITNPRRPDNPVVFANEAFCRLTGYAREEILGRNCRFLQGPETDPEAVSRIRAAVDAVRPIEIDIRNHRKDGAPFWNRLLMAPVFDGNGVLAYFFASQVDVTIERERLAGLQTDKAALKAELDARERVDYERDRELDLAMRAGGLGAWSVDVRTRTLMASDAYKTLMGWPVETPFTYEDRQKMIHPDDREAVRAQSDATIQDGADYHITHRVITPLGGVRWMEARGILVSDAEGAPLRISGVTTDITDRVRSERLSSAMVELSDVLRDLEDPEDITYAAAEILGRTLEVSRAGFGIVDQDGETITISRDWNAPGVETIAGVLNFRDYGSYVEDLKRGDTVAFADAREDPRTRETAAVLETIAARAVINMPLTEQGGMVALAYLNHASVRAWQEDEIRFLRDVGERTLAARERRRAERHLARLAASLERTVEQRTAELMASEAALRQSQKMEAVGQLTGGIAHDFNNLLTGVSGSLEIVAKRLAEGRGSEVGRFIAAAQAAAQRATALTHRLLAFSRRQTLEPKATDVESLARGMEDLIRQTMGPAIRLETRYQAGTWPVLVDPGQLENALLNLCINARDAMPDGGRLTIETDNFVLDRAEAPDFGLPSGDYVRLSVTDTGVGMNEEVIARAFDPFFTTKPIGQGTGLGLSMIYGFVQQSGGQVRIRSAPGQGAAIGLYLPRHHGQVELGQTVDEPAPSGAPRRRYTVLIVDDEATIRMLVSEGLSELGYDFIEAEDARAGLAVLGSGRVIDLLITDVGLPGGMNGRQLADAARARQPGLKVLFITGYAETSVLSGGDLEAGMRILTKPFELKQLAQRVETILSED, encoded by the coding sequence GTGCATCGCCCTGATCGGGGCCCTGATCGGGTCAGCCTGGACGCCGAGCGGATCGAGGCGGAGGTACTGGGGCTCGACGACAGCTCCGACCCCTTCGTCAATGCGGTCCGCGCGACCCGCATGCCCATGGTCATCACCAATCCGCGCCGGCCCGACAATCCGGTCGTGTTTGCGAACGAGGCCTTCTGCCGCCTGACCGGCTACGCCCGCGAGGAGATCCTCGGACGCAACTGCCGCTTCCTGCAGGGGCCGGAGACCGATCCCGAAGCGGTCAGCCGCATTCGCGCCGCCGTCGATGCGGTCCGGCCGATCGAGATCGACATCCGCAATCACCGCAAGGACGGCGCGCCGTTCTGGAATCGCCTCCTTATGGCGCCGGTGTTCGACGGGAACGGCGTGCTGGCCTATTTCTTCGCCAGCCAGGTCGATGTCACGATCGAACGCGAGCGGCTCGCAGGACTTCAGACGGACAAGGCCGCGCTGAAGGCCGAACTGGATGCGCGTGAGCGCGTGGATTACGAACGCGACCGGGAACTGGATCTGGCCATGCGGGCCGGCGGGCTGGGAGCCTGGAGCGTCGATGTCCGAACCCGGACCCTTATGGCCTCCGACGCCTACAAGACCCTGATGGGCTGGCCTGTCGAGACGCCCTTCACCTACGAAGATCGCCAGAAGATGATCCATCCCGACGACCGGGAGGCGGTGCGCGCGCAGAGCGATGCGACGATCCAGGACGGCGCGGACTATCATATCACCCACCGCGTCATCACGCCCCTGGGCGGCGTGCGCTGGATGGAGGCCCGGGGGATACTGGTGTCGGACGCCGAGGGCGCTCCGCTGCGCATCTCGGGGGTCACGACCGACATCACCGATCGGGTGCGGTCCGAACGCCTGAGTTCGGCCATGGTGGAACTGTCGGACGTCCTGCGCGATCTCGAGGATCCCGAGGACATCACCTATGCCGCCGCCGAGATTCTGGGCCGGACGCTCGAGGTCAGCCGCGCCGGCTTCGGCATTGTGGACCAGGACGGGGAAACCATCACCATAAGCCGCGACTGGAACGCGCCGGGCGTCGAGACCATCGCGGGCGTCCTGAACTTCCGGGACTATGGTTCCTACGTCGAGGATCTGAAGCGGGGCGACACCGTCGCCTTCGCCGACGCGCGCGAGGATCCGCGCACACGCGAGACTGCGGCCGTGCTGGAAACCATCGCCGCCCGCGCCGTTATCAACATGCCCCTGACGGAACAGGGAGGCATGGTCGCCCTGGCCTATCTGAACCACGCCTCCGTGCGCGCCTGGCAGGAGGACGAGATCCGGTTCCTCCGGGACGTCGGCGAACGCACCCTGGCGGCGCGGGAGCGTCGTCGGGCCGAGCGGCATCTGGCCAGGCTGGCGGCGTCGCTGGAGCGGACGGTGGAGCAGCGCACCGCCGAACTGATGGCCAGCGAGGCCGCGCTTCGCCAGTCGCAGAAGATGGAGGCCGTCGGCCAGCTGACCGGCGGCATAGCCCACGACTTCAACAACCTGCTGACCGGCGTCAGCGGCAGTCTGGAGATCGTCGCCAAGCGTCTGGCCGAGGGGCGCGGCTCCGAGGTGGGACGGTTCATCGCGGCGGCCCAGGCGGCCGCCCAGCGGGCGACAGCCCTGACCCATCGTCTCCTGGCCTTTTCACGGCGTCAGACGCTGGAGCCCAAGGCCACGGACGTCGAGAGCCTGGCGCGCGGCATGGAGGATCTGATCCGACAGACCATGGGCCCGGCCATTCGGCTGGAAACCCGATATCAGGCTGGGACATGGCCGGTGCTGGTCGATCCGGGACAGCTGGAGAATGCGCTTCTCAACCTGTGCATCAACGCCCGCGACGCCATGCCCGACGGAGGGCGGCTGACCATCGAGACGGACAATTTCGTGCTGGATCGCGCAGAGGCTCCGGACTTCGGCCTGCCCAGCGGAGACTATGTCCGCCTCAGCGTCACCGATACCGGCGTCGGCATGAACGAGGAGGTCATCGCCCGGGCCTTCGATCCCTTCTTCACCACCAAGCCGATCGGTCAGGGCACGGGCCTGGGGCTGTCGATGATCTATGGCTTCGTCCAGCAGTCCGGCGGCCAGGTCCGGATTCGGTCCGCGCCGGGGCAGGGCGCCGCCATCGGCCTCTATCTGCCGCGCCACCATGGCCAGGTCGAGCTCGGTCAGACGGTCGACGAACCCGCGCCGTCGGGCGCGCCGCGACGGCGCTACACCGTGCTGATCGTCGATGACGAGGCCACGATCCGCATGCTGGTGTCGGAAGGCCTGTCCGAACTCGGCTATGATTTCATCGAAGCCGAGGACGCGCGGGCGGGACTGGCGGTCCTGGGTTCGGGGCGGGTGATCGATCTCCTGATCACCGACGTCGGCTTGCCGGGCGGGATGAACGGCCGCCAGCTCGCGGACGCCGCGCGGGCGCGGCAGCCGGGGCTCAAGGTGTTGTTCATCACCGGCTATGCCGAGACGTCGGTCCTCAGCGGAGGCGATCTGGAGGCCGGCATGCGGATCCTGACCAAGCCGTTCGAACTGAAGCAACTGGCGCAGCGCGTGGAGACGATCCTCTCGGAGGACTGA